One stretch of Gopherus flavomarginatus isolate rGopFla2 chromosome 2, rGopFla2.mat.asm, whole genome shotgun sequence DNA includes these proteins:
- the RNF139 gene encoding E3 ubiquitin-protein ligase RNF139, with protein MAAPGPPQLPGLRLGPRLRTGLEVALRVPSLFLIDAIFNSYPLPGGSLCAGLLGVLLRLLGVFVSSVVLVLQQRALFKFYMISSAFLLAATSVLVNYYASLHINFYSAYYTAAFGIQFLPHKGPSLWMALSVLQLTFGIGYVTLLNVQSIYSQLIILDILIPIIGLIIELPLNVRQILVFISGLILTLYTTINLVMKIKWFYYSTRYVYLLLRHMYRIYGLQLLMEDTWKRIRFPAVLRVFWLTRLTAQAVVLTYVVKMAETNTEEKFYLISWENCWELVCSLIISGCDSTLTVLGMSAVISSIAHYLGLGILAFIGSTDEDDKRLGFVAPVLFFILALQTGLSGLKPEERLVRLSRNMCLLLTAVLHFIHGMTDPVLMSLSASHVSSFRRHFPVLLVSACLFILPVLLSYILWHHYALNTWLFAVTAFCVELCLKVIVSITVYVLFMIDGYYNVLWEKLDDYVYYVRSTGNIIEFIFGVIMFGNGAYTMVFESGSKIRACMMCLHAYFNIYLQAKNGWKTFINRRTAVKKINSLPEVKGSRLHEIDDVCAICYHEFTASARITPCNHYFHALCLRKWLYIQDTCPMCHQKVYIEEKENANISNNGFVAPNENPVEVAEEAAHEINEDNDSTDSDDDDDCVAEHHNETLNIDSDSLGD; from the exons ATGGCGGCCCCTGGTCCCCCGCAGCTGCCGGGGCTGCGGCTGGGCCCGCGGCTCCGAACCGGGCTGGAAGTTGCGCTGCGGGTGCCCAGCCTCTTCCTCATCGACGCCATCTTCAACTCGTACCCCCTGCCGGGGGGCTCCCTGTGCGCCGGGCTCCTGGGCGTGCTGCTGCGGCTGCTGG gGGTCTTTGTATCCAGTGTTGTTCTGGTCTTGCAACAGCGAGCACTTTTCAAGTTTTATATGATCAGCTCGGCATTTCTGCTAGCTGCAACCTCAGTGTTGGTGAATTATTATGCTTCTTTGCACATAAACTTCTACAGTGCCTACTACACAGCAGCTTTTGGAATTCAGTTCCTCCCTCATAAAGGACCCTCGCTATGGATGGCACTTTCTGTCCTTCAACTTACCTTTGGGATTGGATATGTTACATTGTTAAACGTGCAGTCCATATACTCCCAACTAATCATACTGGATATACTGATTCCTATAATAGGCTTGATCATTGAATTACCTTTAAATGTCAGACAGATTTTAGTTTTTATTTCAGGCCTAATTCTGACATTATATACCACAATCAATTTAGTTATGAAAATTAAATGGTTCTATTATTCCACACGATACGTTTATCTCCTTTTAAGGCATATGTATCGCATTTATGGATTACAGCTATTGATGGAAGATACGTGGAAAAGGATTCGTTTTCCAGCTGTACTGCGTGTGTTCTGGCTAACAAGACTTACAGCACAAGCAGTTGTGTTAACTTATGTTGTCAAGATGGCAGAAACTAACACAGAAGAGAAGTTCTACTTGATTTCTTGGGAAAATTGTTGGGAACTGGTTTGCAGTCTTATAATAAGTGGGTGTGATTCTACTTTAACTGTCTTAGGCATGAGTGCTGTAATTTCTTCAATTGCCCATTATTTGGGACTGGGTATTTTggcttttattggatcaactgaTGAAGATGACAAGAGGCTTGGTTTTGTAgcacctgttttattttttattttggctctGCAGACTGGCTTAAGTGGTCTAAAGCCAGAAGAGAGACTAGTTCGCCTAAGTCGAAACATGTGCCTTTTGTTAACTGCAGTCCTGCATTTTATCCATGGAATGACAGACCCTGTACTAATGTCTCTCAGTGCCTCCCATGTATCGTCATTTCGCAGACACTTCCCTGTACTACTTGTTTCAGCTTGCCTTTTTATTCTTCCAGTTCTGCTCAGTTATATCCTTTGGCACCACTATGCATTAAATACATGGCTTTTTGCAGTTACAGCATTCTGTGTGGAACTTTGCCTAAAAGTAATTGTTTCTATCACTGTTTATGTACTATTCATGATTGATGGCTACTATAATGTCCTATGGGAAAAGCTTGATGATTATGTCTACTATGTTCGTTCAACAGGCAATATTATTGAGTTTATATTTGGTGTAATCATGTTTGGAAATGGAGCTTATACTATGGTATTTGAATCAGGAAGTAAGATTCGGGCTTGCATGATGTGTCTACATGCTTATTTCAACATCTACTTGCAAGCAAAGAATGGCTGGAAAACATTTATAAATCGCAGGACAGCTGTTAAGAAAATAAACTCACTTCCTGAAGTAAAAGGAAGTCGGTTACATGAAATAGATGATGTATGTGCAATCTGCTACCATGAGTTTACTGCATCTGCTCGTATTACTCCATGCAATCATTACTTTCATGCACTTTGCCTTCGGAAATGGCTCTATATTCAAGACACTTGTCCAATGTGCCATCAAAAAGTATATATCGAAGAAAAGGAAAATGCCAATATCTCTAACAATGGGTTTGTTGCACCTAATGAAAATCCTGTAGAAGTTGCAGAAGAAGCTGCACATGAAATAAATGAAGATAATGACAGTACCgacagtgatgatgatgatgattgtgtGGCAGAACACCACAATGAGACTCTTAATATTGATTCTGACTCCCTGGGTGACTAA